The Sebastes fasciatus isolate fSebFas1 chromosome 4, fSebFas1.pri, whole genome shotgun sequence genome window below encodes:
- the LOC141765825 gene encoding histone H3 translates to MARTKQTARKSTGGKAPRKQLATKAARKSAPATGGVKKPHRYRPGTVALREIRRYQKSTELLIRKLPFQRLVREIAQDFKTDLRFQSSAVMALQESSEAYLVGLFEDTNLCAIHAKRVTIMPKDIQLARRIRGERA, encoded by the coding sequence ATGGCAAGAACCAAGCAGACCGCTCGTAAGTCTACCGGAGGCAAAGCCCCCAGGAAGCAGCTGGCCACCAAGGCTGCCCGTAAGAGCGCCCCGGCCACCGGCGGCGTGAAGAAGCCTCACCGTTACAGGCCCGGTACCGTGGCTCTGAGAGAGATCCGTCGCTACCAGAAATCCACGGAGCTGCTGATCCGCAAGCTGCCCTTCCAGCGCCTGGTGAGAGAAATCGCTCAGGATTTCAAGACCGACCTGCGCTTCCAGAGCTCCGCTGTCATGGCTCTGCAGGAGTCCAGTGAGGCTTACCTGGTCGGCCTGTTCGAGGACACCAACCTGTGCGCCATCCACGCTAAGAGGGTCACCATCATGCCCAAAGACATCCAGCTGGCCCGTCGCATCCGCGGAGAGCGAGCTTAA
- the LOC141766882 gene encoding histone H2A-like, which yields MIYCNEDETQQHLLMDCYRAQEVWSMLQGLGLAHEVALYLHNCLFFLYYSIVIHVTSYVYSPNSCKIVKNLIKSLKKKSKTGGKTRAKANTRSSRAGLQFPVGRVHRHLRKGNYAQRVAAGAPVYLAAVLEYLTAEILELAGNAARDNKKTRIIPRHLQLAVRNDEELNKLLGGVTIAQGGVLPNIQAVLLPKKTEKAAKSK from the exons ATGATTTATTGTAACGAAGACGAGACGCAGCAACACCTGCTCATGGACTGTTACAGAGCTCAGGAGGTCTGGTCCATGCTCCAAGGCCTCGGCCTGGCTCATGAAGTCG CACTTTATTTGCATaactgtcttttctttttgtattattCTATTGTAATCCATGTCACATCCTATGTATATTCACCAAATTCctgtaaaattgtaaaaaatttaataaagtctttaaaaaaaaaaagcaaaaccgGCGGAAAGACCAGAGCTAAGGCAAACACCCGCTCTTCCCGTGCTGGGCTCCAGTTCCCAGTCGGTCGTGTTCACAGGCATCTGCGTAAAGGAAACTATGCGCAGCGTGTGGCTGCCGGCGCCCCCGTCTACCTGGCGGCTGTGCTGGAGTACCTGACCGCTGAGATCCTGGAGTTGGCTGGAAACGCTGCCCGCGACAACAAGAAGACCCGTATCATCCCCCGTCACCTGCAGCTGGCTGTCCGCAACGACGAGGAGCTCAACAAGCTGCTGGGCGGAGTGACCATCGCTCAGGGCGGCGTGCTGCCCAACATCCAGGCTGTTCTGCTGCCCAAGAAGACCGAGAAGGCCGCCAAGTCCAAGTAA
- the LOC141765818 gene encoding histone H2B 1/2-like, with translation MPEPAKAAPKKGSKKAVTKTASKTGKKRRKSRKESYAIYVYKVMKQVHPDTGISSKAMGIMNSFVGDIFERIAGEASRLANYNKRSTITSREIQTAVRLLLPGELAKHAVSEGTKAVTKYTSSK, from the coding sequence ATGCCAGAGCCTGCCAAAGCGGCGCCCAAGAAGGGCTCAAAGAAAGCCGTCACCAAGACCGCCAGCAAGACCGGCAAGAAAAGGAGAAAGTCCAGGAAGGAGAGCTACGCCATCTACGTGTACAAGGTGATGAAGCAGGTCCACCCAGACACCGGCATCTCCTCCAAAGCCATGGGCATCATGAACTCCTTTGTGGGCGACATCTTTGAGCGCATCGCCGGTGAGGCCTCCCGTCTGGCTAACTACAACAAGCGCTCCACCATCACTTCCAGGGAGATCCAGACCGCTGTCCGCCTGCTGCTGCCCGGTGAGCTGGCAAAGCACGCCGTGTCTGAGGGAACCAAGGCTGTGACCAAATACACCAGCTCCAAGTAA
- the LOC141765819 gene encoding histone H4: MSGRGKGGKGLGKGGAKRHRKVLRDNIQGITKPAIRRLARRGGVKRISGLIYEETRGVLKVFLENVIRDAVTYTEHAKRKTVTAMDVVYALKRQGRTLYGFGG; this comes from the coding sequence ATGAGTGGAAGAGGCAAAGGAGGAAAAGGACTCGGTAAAGGAGGCGCAAAGCGTCACCGTAAAGTCCTCCGTGATAACATCCAGGGAATCACCAAGCCCGCTATCCGCCGTCTGGCTCGCCGTGGTGGAGTGAAGCGTATCTCCGGTCTGATCTACGAGGAGACCCGCGGTGTGTTGAAGGTGTTCCTGGAGAATGTGATCCGTGATGCCGTCACCTACACCGAGCACGCCAAGAGGAAGACCGTGACCGCCATGGATGTGGTGTATGCTCTGAAGAGACAGGGACGCACTCTGTACGGCTTCGGTGGATAA
- the LOC141765816 gene encoding histone H1-like: protein MAEEAAPVQAAPAAKAAKKKVSKPKKTGPSVRDLIVKTVAASKERSGVSLAAVKKALAAGGYDVDKNKARVKTAIKTLVAKGTLVQHKGTGASGSFKISKQAAEKPKPAKKAAPKAKKPAAKKPAAAKMPAKKSIAARKSPKKAKKPAKSPKKPAKSPIKATKAPKVTKVTKSPKKVVQKAPAVKKAPAKKVAKPKAKKAAPKKK from the coding sequence ATGGCAGAAGAAGCAGCTCCAGTTCAAGCCGCCCCGGCGGCCAAAGCAGCCAAGAAGAAGGTCTCCAAACCGAAGAAGACTGGCCCCAGCGTCAGAGACCTCATCGTTAAAACTGTGGCCGCATCCAAGGAGCGGAGCGGCGTGTCTCTGGCCGCCGTCAAGAAGGCTCTGGCTGCCGGAGGCTACGATGTGGACAAGAACAAGGCCCGCGTCAAGACCGCCATCAAGACCCTGGTGGCTAAGGGGACTCTGGTCCAGCACAAGGGGACCGGGGCCTCCGGCTCCTTCAAGATCAGCAAGCAGGCTGCAGAGAAGCCGAAGCCAGCCAAGAAAGCCGCTCCTAAAGCCAAGAAGCCCGCAGCCAAGAAACCCGCAGCGGCTAAAATGCCGGCAAAGAAGTCGATAGCCGCGAGGAAATCCCCGAAGAAGGCGAAGAAACCAGCCAAGAGCCCCAAGAAACCAGCCAAGAGCCCCATTAAGGCGACTAAGGCTCCCAAGGTGACCAAGGTGACCAAGAGTCCCAAGAAGGTGGTCCAAAAGGCCCCTGCAGTCAAGAAAGCTCCCGCTAAGAAGGTTGCCAAACCCAAAGCCAAGAAAGCAGCACCCAAGAAGAAGTGA
- the LOC141765817 gene encoding histone H2B-like: protein MPDAPTPKVAKKGSKKAVTKTASKTGKKRRKSRKESYAIYVYKVMKQVHPDTGISSKAMGIMNSFVGDIFERIAGEASRLAHYNKRSTITSREIQTAVRLLLPGELAKHAVSEGTKAVTKYTSSK, encoded by the coding sequence ATGCCGGACGCCCCCACCCCCAAAGTGGCCAAGAAGGGCTCAAAGAAAGCCGTCACCAAGACCGCAAGCAAGACCggcaagaagaggagaaagtccAGGAAGGAGAGCTACGCCATCTACGTGTACAAGGTGATGAAGCAGGTCCACCCAGACACCGGTATCTCCTCCAAAGCCATGGGCATCATGAACTCCTTTGTGGGCGACATCTTTGAGCGCATCGCCGGTGAGGCCTCCCGTCTGGCTCACTACAACAAGCGCTCCACCATCACTTCCAGGGAGATCCAGACCGCTGTCCGCCTGCTGCTGCCCGGTGAGCTGGCAAAGCACGCTGTGTCTGAGGGAACCAAGGCTGTGACCAAATACACCAGCTCCAAGTAA
- the LOC141765833 gene encoding histone H2B 1/2-like — protein sequence MPEPAKAAPKKGSKKAVTKTASKTGKKRRKSRKESYAIYVYKVMKQVHPDTGISSKAMGIMNSFVGDIFERIAGEASRLANYNKRSTITSREIQTAVRLLLPGELAKHAVSEGTKAVTKYTSSK from the coding sequence ATGCCAGAGCCTGCCAAAGCGGCGCCCAAGAAGGGCTCAAAGAAAGCCGTCACCAAGACCGCCAGCAAGACCGGCAAGAAGAGGCGAAAGTCCAGGAAGGAGAGCTACGCCATCTACGTGTACAAAGTGATGAAGCAGGTCCACCCAGACACCGGCATCTCCTCCAAAGCCATGGGCATCATGAACTCCTTTGTGGGCGACATCTTTGAGCGCATCGCCGGTGAGGCCTCCCGTCTGGCTAACTACAACAAGCGCTCCACCATCACTTCCAGGGAGATCCAGACCGCTGTCCGCCTGCTGCTGCCCGGTGAGCTGGCAAAGCACGCTGTGTCTGAGGGAACCAAGGCTGTGACCAAATACACCAGCTCCAAGTAA
- the LOC141765826 gene encoding histone H2A-like, with the protein MSGRGKTGGKTRAKAKTRSSRAGLQFPVGRVHRHLRKGNYAQRVGAGAPVYLAAVLEYLTAEILELAGNAARDNKKTRIIPRHLQLAVRNDEELNKLLGGVTIAQGGVLPNIQAVLLPKKTEKAAKSK; encoded by the coding sequence ATGAGCGGAAGAGGCAAAACCGGCGGAAAGACCAGAGCTAAGGCAAAGACCCGCTCTTCCCGTGCTGGGCTCCAGTTCCCAGTCGGTCGTGTTCACAGGCATCTGCGTAAAGGAAACTATGCGCAGCGTGTGGGTGCCGGCGCCCCCGTCTACCTGGCGGCTGTGCTGGAGTACCTGACCGCTGAGATCCTGGAGTTGGCTGGAAACGCTGCCCGCGACAACAAGAAGACCCGTATCATCCCCCGTCACCTGCAGCTGGCTGTCCGCAACGACGAGGAGCTCAACAAGCTGCTGGGCGGAGTGACCATCGCTCAGGGCGGCGTGCTGCCCAACATCCAGGCTGTTCTGCTGCCCAAGAAGACCGAGAAGGCCGCCAAGTCCAAGTAA
- the LOC141765835 gene encoding histone H3 produces the protein MARTKQTARKSTGGKAPRKQLATKAARKSAPATGGVKKPHRYRPGTVALREIRRYQKSTELLIRKLPFQRLVREIAQDFKTDLRFQSSAVMALQESSEAYLVGLFEDTNLCAIHAKRVTIMPKDIQLARRIRGERA, from the coding sequence ATGGCAAGAACCAAGCAGACCGCTCGTAAGTCTACCGGAGGCAAAGCCCCCAGGAAGCAGCTGGCCACCAAGGCTGCCCGTAAGAGCGCCCCGGCCACCGGCGGCGTGAAGAAGCCTCACCGTTACAGGCCCGGTACCGTGGCTCTGAGAGAGATCCGTCGCTACCAGAAATCCACGGAGCTGCTGATCCGCAAGCTGCCCTTCCAGCGCCTGGTGAGAGAAATCGCTCAGGACTTCAAGACCGACCTGCGCTTCCAGAGCTCCGCTGTCATGGCTCTGCAGGAGTCCAGTGAGGCTTACCTGGTCGGCCTGTTCGAGGACACCAACCTGTGCGCCATCCACGCCAAGAGGGTCACCATCATGCCCAAAGACATCCAGCTGGCCCGTCGCATCCGCGGAGAGCGAGCTTAA